The following DNA comes from Rhodopseudomonas boonkerdii.
ACGCGATCGATCTCGGTCGCCTTCACGCCGGTGACGCCGTTGCCCAGCTCCCATGCAGTGCGAAACCGGTTGGCGTCGTCGCGGCGACAATAGAAGCAGGGGCGATGGCCGGCGGCGAAGGATGTGGCCTCATCCAGGAAAAACAGTTCGGTCCAGCTTTGCCGCGCCATCACATCGCGGCGGCGGCCACGGAATTCACAGACGCAGGTGATCCAGGCCGGGTTGGACCAGCGGCGATTCAGCAGAGTCTTTGTGTTAGGGTCATGGATAATGCCGCGATTGCCGGTGAACATGCCGCGGGCGGGCACGGCGACGATGTCGCCGAACGGGGTGACGCGGTTTTGAAGGGGCATATGGCGCGTCTCCCTTGCTCTATCTGTCATCGCCCGGCTCGACCGGGCGATCCAGTAAACGCCGGCCTATCGATCAAGCCGCTCCGCCTGTGTTTACTGGATCACCCGCTTTCGCGGGTGATGACATTGGGCGCGTATGACAGTTGGAGCTTACGCCGCCCCATCCCGCATCGGCGGCTGGAACGACAGGCCGAGATCCCACGGGAAGAAGATCCACGTATCCTGTGAGACTTCGGTGATGAACGTATCCACCAGCGGACGCCCCATCGGCTTCGCATAGACCGTCGCGAAATGCGCGTCGGGCAGCATCTCGCGCACCATGCGCGCGGTCTTGCCGGTGTCGACGAGATCGTCGACGATCAAGATCCCCTTGCCGGTGCCATTGCCGAGTTTCGCCGTGGCATCGGAAATGCCCTTCAGTATCTGCAACTCACCCTGCTTGTTATGTGCGTAGCTGGCGATACAAACCGTATCGATCACGCGCACGCCGAGTTCGCGCGCCACGATCGCCGCCGGCACGAGACCGCCGCGGGTGATCGCGACGATGGCTTCAAATGGCCCCACGCTGTTGAGCCGCCAGGTCAGTGCGCGGCAGTCGCGATGGAACTGATCCCACGACACTGGAAAGGCCTTGCCGGCACGCTCCTGCGCGCTCAGCTCCGGATGCTCAGCCATATCTTACTCCTTGAAAAACGGCTCGCCTGTTACTTCGCGGCGGCGAGCCCCGCAAGCATCTCCTTCACCGCATTCATGGCGGCGTCGAGCTTGGCTTGGTCGCGCGAACGCACCACGAGATTGGTGTTCGGCTTGCCCT
Coding sequences within:
- the gpt gene encoding xanthine phosphoribosyltransferase: MAEHPELSAQERAGKAFPVSWDQFHRDCRALTWRLNSVGPFEAIVAITRGGLVPAAIVARELGVRVIDTVCIASYAHNKQGELQILKGISDATAKLGNGTGKGILIVDDLVDTGKTARMVREMLPDAHFATVYAKPMGRPLVDTFITEVSQDTWIFFPWDLGLSFQPPMRDGAA